In the genome of Candidatus Hydrogenedentota bacterium, the window GCATGAAGCTAGCGAGACCCGACTTTGCCTGACGCGGCGTAGCCGAAACGGAAGTGAGTCTACTTGGGGCCGGTACGCGCGTTGTCGGGAAGGTCGAGCGGCAGTTCTCCCAGCGTCCAGTGAATGCCTTGAACCATCATGCGCTCGAAATGGACGTCGTCCCAGACTTCCTTGGTATGTCCGAGGACGTTCACGTAGACGCGGCCATTGCCGTAGCGATGCGCCCACGCAATCCCAAAATCTTTGTCTGCCCGCTTCACCCCCTTGGCATTCAGATCGACGCTGGTCACATCGAGACTGGCGAGCACGTCGGTAACCGCGCGGCTCCAATTCGTGTGCTGATAGATCTCGTCGTAGACCTCGAAACTCGCGGGCATTCCCTTCATGATTGGATGCGTGGGTTG includes:
- a CDS encoding ThuA domain-containing protein; the protein is QPTHPIMKGMPASFEVYDEIYQHTNWSRAVTDVLASLDVTSVDLNAKGVKRADKDFGIAWAHRYGNGRVYVNVLGHTKEVWDDVHFERMMVQGIHWTLGELPLDLPDNARTGPK